The following proteins are co-located in the Synechococcus sp. PROS-U-1 genome:
- the ahcY gene encoding adenosylhomocysteinase gives MVAAPTSPAELKLGVDCVIADINQADFGRKELDIAETEMPGLMALRQKYGSEKPLKGARIAGSLHMTIQTAVLIETLVELGAEVRWASCNIFSTQDHAAAAIAASGIPVFAVKGETLEEYWDYTHRILEWGDGGSPNMILDDGGDATGLVMLGSKAEQDITVLDNPGNEEETFLFASIKKKLAQDPSFYSRTKAQIQGVTEETTTGVARLYKMQKSGELPFPAINVNDSVTKSKFDNLYGCRESLVDSIKRATDVMVAGKQALVVGYGDVGKGSAQSLRGLGATVCIAEVDPICALQAAMEGYRVVRLEDVVEEMDIFVTATGNYQVIRNEHLVKMKDEAIVCNIGHFDNEIDVASLKEYAWENIKPQVDHITLPSGNKIILLAEGRLVNLGCATGHPSFVMSNSFTNQVLAQIELFTKGDEYGKEVYVLPKHLDEMVARLHLGRIGAKLTELSKDQADYINVPVEGPYKPDHYRY, from the coding sequence ATGGTGGCAGCGCCCACGTCCCCAGCTGAGCTGAAGCTCGGCGTCGATTGCGTCATTGCCGACATCAACCAGGCCGATTTCGGCCGCAAAGAACTCGACATCGCCGAGACCGAGATGCCTGGTCTGATGGCACTTCGGCAGAAGTACGGCAGCGAGAAGCCCCTCAAGGGCGCCCGTATCGCCGGCTCCTTGCACATGACGATTCAGACCGCGGTTCTGATCGAGACTCTGGTGGAGCTCGGGGCTGAGGTGCGCTGGGCTTCCTGCAACATCTTCTCCACCCAGGATCACGCCGCTGCGGCCATTGCTGCCAGTGGAATCCCTGTTTTTGCCGTCAAGGGCGAGACCCTTGAGGAATATTGGGACTACACCCACCGCATCCTCGAGTGGGGTGACGGCGGTTCTCCCAACATGATCCTCGACGACGGTGGCGATGCAACCGGTCTGGTGATGCTGGGCAGCAAGGCCGAGCAGGACATCACGGTTCTCGACAATCCTGGTAACGAAGAGGAGACCTTCCTGTTCGCCTCCATCAAAAAGAAGCTGGCTCAGGATCCCAGCTTCTATTCCCGCACCAAGGCTCAGATCCAGGGCGTGACCGAGGAGACCACCACCGGTGTGGCGCGTCTTTACAAGATGCAGAAGAGCGGTGAGCTTCCGTTCCCGGCCATCAACGTCAACGACTCGGTCACCAAGAGCAAGTTCGACAATCTCTACGGCTGCCGTGAGTCATTGGTGGACAGCATCAAGCGCGCCACCGACGTGATGGTGGCTGGCAAGCAGGCCCTGGTGGTCGGCTACGGCGATGTGGGCAAAGGGTCAGCTCAGTCCCTGCGTGGCCTTGGCGCCACCGTCTGCATTGCGGAAGTGGATCCGATCTGCGCTCTGCAGGCCGCCATGGAGGGCTACCGCGTTGTCCGTCTGGAGGACGTGGTCGAGGAGATGGACATCTTCGTGACCGCCACCGGCAACTACCAGGTGATCCGTAACGAGCACCTGGTGAAGATGAAGGATGAGGCCATCGTCTGCAACATCGGCCACTTCGATAACGAGATCGATGTCGCGTCCCTGAAGGAGTACGCCTGGGAGAACATCAAGCCGCAGGTCGACCACATCACCCTGCCCAGCGGCAACAAGATCATCCTGCTGGCTGAAGGCCGCCTGGTGAACCTGGGCTGCGCCACCGGCCACCCCAGCTTCGTGATGAGCAACTCCTTCACCAATCAGGTGTTGGCTCAGATCGAGTTGTTCACCAAGGGCGATGAATACGGCAAAGAGGTGTATGTGCTGCCCAAGCATCTCGATGAGATGGTGGCTCGCCTTCACCTTGGTCGCATCGGTGCCAAGCTCACCGAGCTCAGCAAGGATCAGGCCGACTACATCAATGTGCCTGTGGAAGGCCCGTACAAGCCCGACCACTACCGCTACTGA
- a CDS encoding DedA family protein, whose protein sequence is MGLSDLITQLPDLIGQAVEANQWLGYTAIFAAMFLENLFPPIPSELIMPLGGFYVQQGQLDLVPVVLAGLLGTVLGALPWYGIGRLINEERIEAWLQRHGRWIGISADELARSRRWFSRYGTALVFWGRLVPGIRTLISVPAGIEMMPMAPFLLWTTAGSLIWTALLTVAGMVMGEGYSNVELWIDPVSKAVKVLLVVAVLAGAIWLGLRIWRRRQSSD, encoded by the coding sequence ATGGGGCTTTCTGATCTGATCACACAACTGCCGGATTTGATCGGCCAGGCGGTGGAGGCAAATCAGTGGTTGGGTTACACCGCGATTTTCGCGGCGATGTTTCTCGAGAACCTGTTTCCGCCGATCCCATCCGAGCTGATCATGCCCCTCGGGGGCTTTTATGTGCAGCAGGGTCAGTTGGATCTGGTGCCGGTGGTGCTGGCCGGTTTGCTGGGCACGGTGCTCGGTGCCCTGCCCTGGTACGGGATCGGACGGTTGATCAACGAGGAACGCATCGAAGCTTGGTTGCAACGGCACGGTCGTTGGATTGGCATCAGTGCCGATGAGTTGGCCCGCAGCCGTCGGTGGTTTAGCCGCTACGGCACAGCCCTGGTGTTCTGGGGGCGCCTGGTGCCCGGAATTCGCACTTTGATTTCGGTTCCAGCGGGCATCGAAATGATGCCGATGGCGCCCTTTCTGCTCTGGACCACGGCAGGCAGCCTGATCTGGACGGCACTGCTCACCGTGGCCGGGATGGTGATGGGAGAGGGTTACAGCAACGTTGAGTTGTGGATTGACCCTGTCTCCAAGGCGGTGAAGGTGTTGCTGGTGGTGGCCGTTCTGGCGGGTGCGATCTGGCTGGGACTGCGCATCTGGCGCCGGCGTCAGTCGTCCGACTGA
- a CDS encoding single-stranded DNA-binding protein gives MGVNSVTLVGRAGRDPEVRYFESGSMVANLTMAVNRRSRDDEPDWFNLEIWGKQAQVAADYVKKGSLLGIIGSFKLDRWTDRASGEERSKPVVRVDRLELLGSKRDNQEATGSFGGQASDEDIPF, from the coding sequence ATGGGCGTTAATTCCGTCACCCTCGTCGGCCGTGCCGGCCGCGACCCCGAAGTGCGTTACTTCGAGTCCGGCAGCATGGTTGCCAACCTCACCATGGCGGTGAACCGTCGCAGCCGCGATGACGAACCCGACTGGTTCAACCTTGAGATCTGGGGAAAGCAGGCCCAGGTCGCCGCGGACTACGTGAAGAAGGGGTCCCTGCTCGGCATCATCGGCAGCTTCAAGCTGGATCGCTGGACCGACCGTGCCAGCGGTGAAGAGCGCAGCAAGCCTGTGGTCCGGGTTGATCGGCTCGAACTGCTGGGATCCAAGCGTGACAACCAGGAGGCCACCGGCAGCTTTGGCGGCCAGGCATCCGATGAAGACATTCCCTTCTGA
- a CDS encoding rod shape-determining protein, which produces MFFRRFQLSRDIGIDLGTANTLIYVSGRGIVLQEPSVVALDLERGATLAVGDEAKLMLGRTPGNIRAVRPLRDGVIADFDAAEQMLKTFITKGNEGRGIMAPRLVVGIPSGVTGVERRAVREAGMAGAREVHLIDEPVAAAIGAGLPVTEPVGTMIVDIGGGTTEVAVLSLGGTVLSESVRVAGDEISDAIGVYLKKVHNMVVGERTAEDIKIRIGSAFPDNEFDQQSMDVRGLHLLSGLPRTINLKAGDLREAIAEPLNVIVEAVKRTLERTPPELAADIVDRGIMLAGGGALVRGISDLISHETGIFVHIAEDPLLCVVNGCGQVLEDWKRLQRVVDTPEFVRSAAGA; this is translated from the coding sequence GTGTTCTTTCGTCGTTTCCAGCTGTCGCGTGACATCGGCATCGACCTGGGCACTGCCAACACCCTGATTTATGTGTCCGGCCGCGGCATCGTGCTGCAAGAACCCTCGGTGGTAGCTCTTGATCTCGAGCGTGGCGCCACCCTGGCCGTGGGTGATGAGGCCAAATTGATGCTAGGGCGCACCCCCGGAAACATCCGGGCCGTTCGTCCCCTGCGCGACGGTGTGATTGCGGATTTCGACGCTGCCGAGCAGATGCTCAAAACCTTCATCACCAAAGGCAATGAGGGCCGCGGCATCATGGCTCCCCGTCTTGTGGTCGGCATTCCCAGTGGCGTCACCGGCGTTGAGCGTCGTGCCGTGCGGGAGGCGGGCATGGCCGGTGCCCGCGAGGTGCACTTAATTGACGAGCCGGTGGCGGCGGCCATCGGTGCAGGCCTTCCGGTCACCGAGCCCGTCGGCACGATGATTGTTGATATCGGTGGCGGCACCACCGAGGTGGCGGTGTTGAGCCTTGGTGGAACCGTGCTGAGTGAATCCGTGCGTGTTGCTGGCGATGAGATCAGTGATGCCATCGGCGTCTACCTTAAGAAAGTGCACAACATGGTGGTGGGCGAGCGCACCGCCGAGGACATCAAGATCCGCATCGGCTCCGCCTTCCCAGACAACGAATTCGATCAGCAGTCCATGGATGTGCGGGGTTTGCATCTGCTCTCTGGTCTGCCCCGCACCATCAACCTCAAGGCCGGTGATCTGCGTGAAGCGATTGCAGAGCCTCTCAATGTGATCGTTGAAGCGGTGAAGCGCACGTTGGAGCGCACCCCTCCCGAGTTGGCGGCCGACATTGTGGATCGCGGCATCATGTTGGCCGGCGGCGGCGCACTGGTGCGGGGCATCAGCGACTTGATCAGCCACGAGACCGGCATTTTTGTCCATATCGCCGAAGACCCGCTGCTCTGTGTGGTGAACGGTTGCGGCCAGGTGCTGGAGGATTGGAAACGTCTGCAGCGGGTGGTCGACACCCCGGAATTCGTCCGCTCCGCCGCAGGCGCCTGA